From a single Lacerta agilis isolate rLacAgi1 chromosome 3, rLacAgi1.pri, whole genome shotgun sequence genomic region:
- the DNAJC18 gene encoding dnaJ homolog subfamily C member 18 isoform X1, whose protein sequence is MAVLSPGERWAEALIDELRRNACTPEEMRDNFDYCGCTDCKRIKKEHLCDSGRSQSASGEGSMTYTKEQLLGVQRIKNSKNYYEILGVGRDAKDEELKKAYRKLALKFHPDKNCAPGATDAFKAIGTAFAVLSNPEKRLQYDQFGDEQETCYTNLPKHYNYYREFEADITPEEIFNMFFGGNFPTGNIHMFSNSSMDPPCYQPRNRHDRTWTEEEEEEETRPQNSYSAFIQLLPVFIIIVVSIVTQLMATNPPYSLFFKSTLGHTIVRETQNLQVPYYVDKNFENDYNAEELEELEKHIEKDYIDYIQTSCRKEKQQKSELSNLAKLYRDERLKQKAESVKLENCEKLSNLIGLQRSRQWAEA, encoded by the exons CATTGATTGATGAGCTCAGGAGAAATGCATGCACACCAGAGGAAATGAGAGACAACTTTGATTACTGTGGGTGTACTGACTGTAAGAGGATAAAAAAGGAACATCTCTGTGACAGTGGCAGGAGTCAGTCAGCGTCTGGGGAAGGTAGCATGACCTACACAAAAGAACAGCTTCTTGGGGTACAAAG AATAAAGAACAGTAAGAATTACTATGAGATTCTAGGTGTTGGGAGAGATGCTAAAGACGAAGAACTGAAAAAAGCGTACCGAAAACTTGCCCTGAAATTTCATCCAGACAAGAACTGTGCTCCAGGAGCAACGGATGCATTTAAAG CAATAGGCACTGCTTTTGCAGTTTTGAGCAACCCTGAAAAGAGATTACAATATGATCAATTTGGAGATGAACAAGAGACTTGTTATACCAACCTGCCCAAGCATTATAACTATTACAGAGAGTTTGAAGCAGACATCACACCAGAAGAAATATTTAATATGTTTTTTGGAGGGAACTTCCCAACAG gaaatATCCACATGTTTTCAAATTCGTCAATGGATCCCCCATGTTATCAGCCACGGAACAGGCATGATAGGACTTggacagaggaagaagaggaggaagagaccaGACCACAG AATTCATACTCTGCATTTATCCAGTTACTGCCAGTTTTTATTATAATAGTTGTGTCAATAGTAACTCAACTGATGGCAACTAACCCACCCTACAGCCTCTTCTTCAAGTC GACTCTTGGGCACACGATTGTTAGAGAAACACAGAATCTACAGGTGCCTTACTATGTTGATAAAAACTTTGAAAATGACTATAACGCCGAAGAGCTTGAAGAGCTTGAGAAACACATTGAAAAAGATTATATCGATTATATCCAGACTAGCTgcaggaaagaaaaacaacaaa aATCGGAGCTATCAAATTTGGCGAAGCTGTACAGAGATGAGAGACTGAAACAGAAAGCAGAATCTGTGAAACTTGAGAACTGTGAAAAGCTCTCCAATCTCATAGGACTACAAAGGAGCCGTCAGTGGGCAGAGGCATGA
- the SPATA24 gene encoding spermatogenesis-associated protein 24, producing the protein MASSVAFQQLRDLIETQEALLERLRRQIAMQKENSVSKVEYEAIIRKLQKEEEEHAKTKSNLAMESEQLEFALGEIDVLSKQLEREKQAFDTALSRVKSKVQKESIQKDKLLSKCAEIETHIQKQEDVLNYKENEIRELQNFINNQKQTLKKQASEFKIQKQQESYIAKVLGRKNKKDMK; encoded by the exons atggcGTCGTCCGTGGCCTTCCAGCAGCTGCGAGACCTGATCGAGACGCAGGAGGCTTTGCTGGAGAGGCTGAGGCGACAG ATAGCAATGCAGAAAGAGAACTCTGTAAGCAAGGTGGAATATGAGGCTATTATAAGGAAACTGCAG aaggaagaggaagaacatGCAAAGACAAAGAGTAATCTAGCTATGGAATCTGAACAGCTGGAATTCGCCCTTGGGGAGATTGATGTTCTGTCAAAGCAACttgagagggagaaacaagcttttGACACTGC ACTTTCTCGGGTAAAAAGCAAAGTGCAGAAGGAATCAATCCAAAAAGACAAGCTGTTGAGCAAATGCGCTG AAATTGAGACCCATATTCAAAAGCAGGAGGACGTTCTGAACTACAAAGAAAATGAGATCAGGGAGCTGCAGAACTTCATCAACAACCAGAAGCAAACATTAAA aaaacaAGCATCTGAATTCAAGATACAAAAACAACAGGAAAGTTACATAGCAAAAGTGCTTGGGAGAAAGAACAAGAAGGATATGAAATAA
- the DNAJC18 gene encoding dnaJ homolog subfamily C member 18 isoform X2, with translation MRDNFDYCGCTDCKRIKKEHLCDSGRSQSASGEGSMTYTKEQLLGVQRIKNSKNYYEILGVGRDAKDEELKKAYRKLALKFHPDKNCAPGATDAFKAIGTAFAVLSNPEKRLQYDQFGDEQETCYTNLPKHYNYYREFEADITPEEIFNMFFGGNFPTGNIHMFSNSSMDPPCYQPRNRHDRTWTEEEEEEETRPQNSYSAFIQLLPVFIIIVVSIVTQLMATNPPYSLFFKSTLGHTIVRETQNLQVPYYVDKNFENDYNAEELEELEKHIEKDYIDYIQTSCRKEKQQKSELSNLAKLYRDERLKQKAESVKLENCEKLSNLIGLQRSRQWAEA, from the exons ATGAGAGACAACTTTGATTACTGTGGGTGTACTGACTGTAAGAGGATAAAAAAGGAACATCTCTGTGACAGTGGCAGGAGTCAGTCAGCGTCTGGGGAAGGTAGCATGACCTACACAAAAGAACAGCTTCTTGGGGTACAAAG AATAAAGAACAGTAAGAATTACTATGAGATTCTAGGTGTTGGGAGAGATGCTAAAGACGAAGAACTGAAAAAAGCGTACCGAAAACTTGCCCTGAAATTTCATCCAGACAAGAACTGTGCTCCAGGAGCAACGGATGCATTTAAAG CAATAGGCACTGCTTTTGCAGTTTTGAGCAACCCTGAAAAGAGATTACAATATGATCAATTTGGAGATGAACAAGAGACTTGTTATACCAACCTGCCCAAGCATTATAACTATTACAGAGAGTTTGAAGCAGACATCACACCAGAAGAAATATTTAATATGTTTTTTGGAGGGAACTTCCCAACAG gaaatATCCACATGTTTTCAAATTCGTCAATGGATCCCCCATGTTATCAGCCACGGAACAGGCATGATAGGACTTggacagaggaagaagaggaggaagagaccaGACCACAG AATTCATACTCTGCATTTATCCAGTTACTGCCAGTTTTTATTATAATAGTTGTGTCAATAGTAACTCAACTGATGGCAACTAACCCACCCTACAGCCTCTTCTTCAAGTC GACTCTTGGGCACACGATTGTTAGAGAAACACAGAATCTACAGGTGCCTTACTATGTTGATAAAAACTTTGAAAATGACTATAACGCCGAAGAGCTTGAAGAGCTTGAGAAACACATTGAAAAAGATTATATCGATTATATCCAGACTAGCTgcaggaaagaaaaacaacaaa aATCGGAGCTATCAAATTTGGCGAAGCTGTACAGAGATGAGAGACTGAAACAGAAAGCAGAATCTGTGAAACTTGAGAACTGTGAAAAGCTCTCCAATCTCATAGGACTACAAAGGAGCCGTCAGTGGGCAGAGGCATGA